A DNA window from Massilia putida contains the following coding sequences:
- a CDS encoding flagellar protein FliT produces MMTNAEIASLYEAMVGITDDMLAAATANDWDRLVQLEHQCAACVRQLKDNGDSPLAGQERVRKANAIRKMLDSDRKIRDLTQPWMAKLQAMISNKTVERRVARAYGV; encoded by the coding sequence ATGATGACGAATGCCGAAATCGCGTCCCTGTACGAAGCCATGGTCGGCATCACCGACGACATGCTGGCCGCCGCCACCGCGAACGACTGGGACCGCCTGGTCCAGCTCGAACACCAGTGCGCCGCCTGCGTGCGCCAGCTCAAGGACAACGGCGACAGCCCGCTGGCCGGACAGGAGCGCGTGCGCAAGGCGAACGCCATCCGCAAGATGCTCGACTCCGACCGCAAGATCCGTGACCTGACCCAGCCGTGGATGGCGAAGCTGCAAGCCATGATCAGCAACAAGACCGTCGAACGCCGCGTCGCGCGCGCCTACGGCGTCTGA
- a CDS encoding RNA polymerase sigma factor, which produces MHAAAPNPSSLDDDALLRRIRAGDRDAFTLLMRRYNRRLYRVARSVLRDDAEAEDALQDAYLQAFRALPAFRGESALGTWLTRIVVNAALMRQRKTGRLAEVIELGADFGTDDAAGPHYPDDSQGEREQPELAALRAQTRRLIETGIDKLPGVFRTVFVLRAVEELTVEETAATLDIPEATVRSRYFRARAMLREALAREIDFAIEDAFGFDGERCDRIVDAVRRRLDAEWGI; this is translated from the coding sequence ATGCACGCCGCCGCACCGAATCCTTCATCCCTCGACGACGACGCGCTGCTGCGCCGCATCCGCGCCGGCGACCGCGACGCGTTCACGCTTCTCATGCGGCGCTACAACCGGCGGCTCTACCGCGTGGCGCGCAGCGTCCTGCGCGACGACGCCGAAGCCGAGGACGCGCTCCAGGATGCCTACCTGCAAGCCTTTCGCGCCCTGCCCGCATTCCGCGGCGAGTCCGCGCTCGGCACCTGGCTCACCCGTATCGTCGTCAACGCCGCCCTGATGCGCCAACGCAAGACCGGGCGGCTGGCCGAGGTCATCGAGCTGGGCGCCGATTTCGGCACCGACGATGCCGCCGGGCCGCATTACCCGGACGACAGCCAGGGCGAACGCGAGCAGCCGGAACTGGCCGCGCTGCGCGCCCAGACGCGGCGCCTGATCGAAACCGGCATCGACAAGCTGCCCGGCGTCTTCCGCACGGTATTCGTGCTGCGCGCCGTGGAGGAACTGACGGTGGAAGAAACGGCGGCCACACTGGACATTCCCGAGGCCACCGTGCGCAGCCGTTATTTCCGGGCCCGGGCCATGCTGCGCGAAGCGCTCGCGCGCGAGATCGATTTTGCCATCGAGGACGCGTTCGGCTTCGACGGCGAACGCTGCGACCGGATCGTGGACGCGGTACGGCGCCGGCTCGACGCGGAATGGGGCATCTGA
- a CDS encoding DUF4142 domain-containing protein, with protein MNKFTPLLLSSLFAASLAAPAHAAGPNDAQIAAIVVAANSVDIDAGKLAESKTKNKDVRAFAERMVADHSGVNQQATALVQKLHVTPEDNDTSKSLTKDGAAMHTKLTGLSGKAFDKAYVDNEVTYHETVLGALDKTLIPNASNAELKALLVKVRPAFVAHLEHAKHLQAELK; from the coding sequence ATGAACAAATTCACCCCGCTGCTGCTGTCTTCCCTGTTCGCCGCGAGTCTTGCCGCCCCCGCCCACGCGGCCGGGCCGAACGATGCGCAGATCGCCGCGATCGTCGTCGCCGCCAACTCGGTCGACATCGACGCCGGCAAGCTGGCCGAATCGAAGACGAAGAACAAGGACGTGCGCGCCTTCGCCGAGCGCATGGTGGCCGACCATTCCGGCGTCAACCAGCAGGCGACCGCGCTGGTGCAAAAACTGCACGTGACGCCCGAGGACAACGACACCAGCAAGAGCCTGACAAAGGACGGCGCGGCGATGCACACCAAGCTCACGGGCCTGTCCGGCAAGGCGTTCGACAAGGCCTATGTCGACAATGAAGTGACGTACCACGAGACCGTGCTCGGCGCCCTCGACAAGACGCTGATCCCGAACGCTTCCAATGCCGAGCTGAAAGCCCTGCTCGTCAAGGTCCGCCCGGCCTTCGTGGCGCACCTGGAGCACGCGAAGCATCTCCAGGCCGAACTCAAGTGA
- a CDS encoding cupredoxin domain-containing protein, with the protein MRRLLIALLWLPALAGAAEHHVVIDAMKFSPQVVQARPGDTIVWENRDMFAHNVTAAAAKVSSGDLAPGKTWRYVVRAGASFDYLCTLHPVMKGRVDVAKPSH; encoded by the coding sequence GTGAGACGGCTGCTCATCGCATTGCTATGGCTGCCCGCGCTGGCGGGCGCGGCGGAACACCATGTCGTGATCGACGCCATGAAGTTTTCGCCGCAGGTCGTCCAGGCCAGGCCCGGGGACACGATCGTCTGGGAAAACCGCGACATGTTCGCTCACAACGTGACGGCGGCCGCGGCCAAGGTGAGCTCGGGCGACCTGGCGCCCGGGAAGACGTGGCGGTATGTGGTGCGGGCAGGTGCGTCGTTTGATTACCTCTGCACCTTGCACCCGGTGATGAAGGGACGGGTGGATGTCGCGAAGCCATCACACTGA
- a CDS encoding flagellar brake protein, with the protein MQAITDAELEAWHDYEVESSREIVALLRQIAEKNQLIRMLIKGEADVCVTSLLHVDPDEGTVIIDRSVSPEQNTRIVAAGTVRCDTSLDKIRIVFGLDNLREVQFEGGTALQAAIPASLIRLQRREFYRMPTPVTNPVRATIPLPAELGGDVAVFPLADISCGGIAIYDNKMQLGTTVGETYANCRIDLPEIGPVTCSLQVRNSMDMTLLNNKTSRRLGCQFVDISRGNLAAVQRYITKLERERNARLAGLA; encoded by the coding sequence ATGCAAGCAATCACTGACGCCGAATTAGAAGCCTGGCACGACTACGAGGTCGAGTCGTCCAGGGAGATCGTGGCCCTGCTGCGCCAGATCGCCGAAAAGAACCAGTTGATCCGCATGCTGATCAAGGGCGAGGCCGACGTCTGCGTCACGTCGCTGCTGCACGTGGATCCGGACGAGGGCACCGTCATCATCGACCGCTCCGTCAGCCCCGAACAGAACACGCGCATCGTGGCCGCCGGCACCGTGCGGTGCGATACGTCGCTGGACAAGATCCGCATCGTGTTCGGCCTGGACAACCTGCGCGAGGTGCAATTCGAAGGCGGCACGGCATTGCAGGCCGCCATCCCTGCCAGCCTGATCCGCCTGCAACGGCGCGAGTTCTACCGCATGCCGACGCCGGTGACGAACCCCGTGCGCGCGACGATTCCCCTGCCGGCCGAGCTGGGCGGCGACGTCGCCGTGTTCCCGCTGGCGGACATCAGCTGCGGCGGCATCGCGATCTACGACAACAAGATGCAGCTCGGCACGACCGTCGGCGAAACCTACGCCAACTGCCGCATCGACCTGCCGGAAATCGGCCCCGTCACTTGCTCGCTGCAAGTGCGCAATTCGATGGACATGACGCTTCTAAACAACAAGACGAGCCGCCGCCTGGGTTGCCAATTCGTCGACATCTCGCGCGGCAATCTCGCTGCCGTGCAACGCTACATCACCAAGCTCGAACGCGAGCGCAACGCGCGCCTGGCCGGGCTGGCCTGA
- the fliE gene encoding flagellar hook-basal body complex protein FliE, which translates to MNIGGIDSSRIEAMMAQLKAAAQKPAGPASAADALGGGLGIGGIGKPSATDAAESSSKVSFSDALKGALQNVSDAQNQADDMGKRFAAGDDAVSLSDTMIAMQKASISFQSTVQVRNKLVSAYHDIMNMQV; encoded by the coding sequence ATGAATATCGGCGGCATCGACAGCAGCCGGATCGAGGCGATGATGGCGCAACTGAAGGCGGCCGCGCAGAAGCCGGCCGGGCCGGCGTCCGCCGCGGATGCGCTGGGCGGCGGCCTCGGCATCGGCGGCATCGGCAAGCCCTCGGCCACGGATGCGGCCGAGTCATCGAGCAAGGTCAGCTTCTCCGATGCACTGAAAGGGGCGCTGCAAAACGTCAGCGACGCCCAGAACCAGGCCGACGACATGGGGAAACGCTTCGCCGCGGGCGACGATGCCGTCAGCCTGTCCGACACGATGATCGCGATGCAGAAAGCCAGCATCAGCTTCCAGTCGACCGTGCAGGTGCGCAATAAGCTGGTGTCGGCGTATCACGACATCATGAACATGCAGGTGTAA
- the fliF gene encoding flagellar basal-body MS-ring/collar protein FliF encodes MATTAEELLDSDIATPAEEKPKFWQTTIGKRVVIGGAIAVVVAIVAALWLWTTAPEYRVLFSNYTDKDGGAITASLDQMGVKYKFSDSGSAILVPADRIHDLRLKLAQQGLPRAGNVGFELLENQKLGTSQFVEQVNYQRSLEGELANSIQSLAAVSSARVHLALPKPSVFVREQQKPTASVLLNLQPGRALDQAQVSAIVHLVASSIPELTPANVTVVDQNGTLLSDNANKNGKQLDPNQLKYVEALQQNIVKQVESIIAPLVGQNNVRAEATAEVDFAQTDTAAEMYKPNSPPEPQAIRSQQTSEQTGPGSTNPSGIPGALSNQPPGVATAPIDGNAPAQAQNTTTGPSRKDATTNYEVDKTVRYEQKPMGGIKRLTVGVVVNYRRSIDPKTGKVVVKPLTAAEVAQINELVKQAMGYSQARGDTLNVTNAPFDGVDKPDEKAPDWYKDPSNLPLAKDIARYVFIALVLAFLWFRFVRPLLKPAIKKFDEAVAIPPEPEPEEPEPEPEPDPNEEARIQREAEEHQKVQVYKSNLEMAKDMAKNDPRIVANVIKEWLGTE; translated from the coding sequence ATGGCAACGACAGCGGAAGAACTCCTCGACAGCGACATCGCAACTCCGGCCGAAGAGAAGCCGAAGTTCTGGCAGACGACGATCGGCAAACGGGTGGTCATCGGCGGCGCCATCGCCGTCGTGGTGGCCATCGTCGCCGCCCTGTGGCTGTGGACGACGGCACCGGAATACCGCGTGCTGTTCTCCAACTACACCGACAAGGACGGCGGCGCGATCACGGCATCGCTCGACCAGATGGGGGTCAAGTACAAATTCTCGGACAGCGGCAGCGCGATCCTGGTGCCGGCCGACCGCATCCACGACCTGCGCCTGAAACTGGCCCAGCAAGGCCTGCCCCGCGCCGGCAACGTCGGCTTCGAACTGCTCGAAAACCAGAAACTGGGCACGTCGCAATTCGTCGAACAGGTCAACTACCAGCGCTCGCTGGAGGGCGAACTGGCCAATTCGATCCAGTCGCTGGCGGCCGTTTCTTCGGCCCGCGTGCACCTGGCCTTGCCGAAGCCGTCCGTGTTCGTGCGCGAACAGCAGAAGCCGACCGCGTCCGTGCTGCTGAATCTGCAGCCGGGCCGCGCGCTGGACCAGGCCCAGGTCAGCGCCATCGTCCACCTGGTCGCATCGTCGATCCCGGAACTGACGCCCGCTAACGTCACCGTCGTCGACCAGAACGGCACCCTGCTGTCGGACAACGCCAACAAGAACGGCAAGCAGCTCGACCCGAACCAGCTGAAATACGTCGAAGCGCTGCAGCAGAACATCGTCAAGCAGGTCGAATCGATCATCGCCCCGCTCGTCGGCCAGAACAATGTCCGCGCCGAAGCGACGGCCGAAGTCGACTTCGCCCAGACCGACACCGCGGCCGAGATGTACAAGCCGAACTCGCCGCCGGAACCGCAGGCGATCCGCAGCCAGCAGACGTCCGAGCAGACCGGGCCTGGCAGCACGAACCCGTCCGGCATCCCGGGCGCGCTGTCGAACCAGCCGCCGGGCGTGGCCACGGCCCCGATCGACGGCAACGCGCCGGCGCAGGCGCAGAACACGACGACCGGCCCGAGCCGCAAGGATGCGACGACGAATTACGAAGTCGACAAGACCGTGCGCTACGAACAGAAGCCGATGGGCGGCATCAAGCGCCTGACGGTGGGCGTGGTGGTGAACTACCGCCGCTCGATCGATCCGAAGACGGGCAAGGTCGTCGTCAAGCCGCTCACCGCCGCCGAAGTCGCGCAGATCAACGAACTGGTCAAGCAGGCGATGGGCTACAGCCAGGCGCGCGGCGACACGCTGAACGTGACCAACGCGCCGTTCGACGGCGTCGACAAGCCGGACGAAAAGGCGCCGGACTGGTACAAGGACCCGTCCAACCTGCCGCTGGCGAAAGACATCGCACGCTACGTCTTCATCGCCCTCGTGCTGGCCTTCCTGTGGTTCCGCTTCGTGCGGCCGCTGCTCAAGCCCGCGATCAAGAAATTCGACGAAGCGGTGGCGATCCCGCCCGAGCCGGAACCGGAAGAGCCGGAACCGGAGCCGGAACCGGATCCGAACGAGGAAGCCCGCATCCAGCGTGAAGCGGAAGAGCACCAGAAGGTCCAGGTCTACAAGAGCAACCTGGAAATGGCGAAAGACATGGCGAAGAACGATCCGCGCATCGTGGCCAATGTGATCAAGGAATGGCTGGGGACTGAGTAA
- the fliS gene encoding flagellar export chaperone FliS, whose translation MFGTMKRGVNAYANVDLETGIASASPHKLIVMLYDGALVALRTAKTNMVARNIPAKGAAISKAITIIDNGLRVSLDKEAGGAIAENLDALYDYMSRRLFQANLQNDVAILDEVHGLLADLREAWVAIGDKVQQPAAAAPTAMPKAPTLASA comes from the coding sequence ATGTTTGGAACCATGAAACGCGGCGTCAACGCCTACGCCAATGTCGACCTCGAGACCGGAATTGCCTCGGCCTCCCCGCACAAACTCATCGTCATGCTGTATGACGGCGCGCTGGTCGCGTTGCGGACAGCCAAGACCAACATGGTGGCTCGCAACATCCCAGCCAAGGGCGCCGCGATTTCGAAGGCCATCACGATCATCGACAACGGCTTGCGGGTCTCGCTCGACAAGGAAGCCGGCGGCGCAATCGCCGAGAACCTCGACGCGCTGTACGACTACATGAGCCGACGTCTGTTCCAGGCCAACCTGCAAAACGACGTCGCCATCCTCGACGAAGTGCACGGCCTGCTGGCCGACCTGCGCGAAGCCTGGGTCGCGATCGGGGACAAGGTCCAGCAGCCCGCGGCCGCGGCGCCCACGGCCATGCCGAAAGCCCCGACCCTGGCGAGCGCATAA
- the fliD gene encoding flagellar filament capping protein FliD, whose protein sequence is MGINSPGIGSGLDVNGLVSKLMAAESLPLQAYDTKTGVLQGRIASYGQLSGAIGTFQGSLSSLSNSSTFQALTSNSSDTTILSATATSTAVPGSYQVNVRQLAKAQSLNTAGQTSTTATIGTGAAATISFQFGSVGGGSFGVNGTALPTTTATGGIAKGALSINGTTIATDSTTKSALDLANAINTLTGTTGVSANVTATKTAAALFGNGTASTFGNVATGASSSYALTVGGIQIATQGAGVAAGSGVTPASIDATLGGNNATTQALTAAGITVSGTAAAGTLQFTATNGANINVTETVSGSVTGGLGNSGTANNGSSTTATASVSLVSAAGTPITVAGSNPAAAGLTAGTGGSYTGSSFTLDGTQPLGTVNVATGSGTLAGIRDAINNANVGVTASIVSDGSNNPYHLVLTSNKTGANAAMKITVSGAGGAAADPALASLLNYDPSGTQSMQQTSAAQDTLLSVNGIAVQGHGTDVSGAIDGVTISTKQTGTSTLTIARDTKSVSDAINGFVKAYNTLNTTISSLSGYDPTTKKAGALQGDFTVRGIRSQLRAQLDTAVQGQNGLTTLSQIGISFQKDGSLTVDSTKLNTAMTSNFNSIAGLFAAVGQASDGLVTVTGSSAKTQPGNYALNITQMATQATLASTGVLPATTTIAANTTWSVTLNQTSPTTASKVQNIAIPAGNYSPSALAALLSSSINGNSGFAGTGDTVAASIDSTGHLVLSSTKWGSGSNLTLSDVTGSTVAGVFGTATPTTGLDVAGTIGGVQATGNGQTLSGAAGSVTEGLQLSINGGSIGARGTVNFSQGYAVQLTSLTTGFIGTSGLITSRTSGLNDSIKSITDQKASFQAHLDSMQKIYTAQFTALDTMVASMQSTQSYLTQQLASIAANR, encoded by the coding sequence ATGGGCATCAATTCCCCCGGCATCGGGTCCGGCCTTGACGTCAATGGGCTGGTCAGCAAGCTGATGGCGGCCGAGTCGTTACCGCTGCAAGCATATGACACGAAAACGGGCGTGCTGCAGGGCCGGATCGCGTCCTATGGCCAGCTGAGCGGTGCAATCGGCACCTTCCAGGGATCGCTTTCTTCCCTGAGCAATAGCTCGACCTTCCAGGCGCTTACCAGCAATTCGAGCGACACCACCATCCTGAGCGCCACGGCCACCAGCACCGCTGTGCCCGGCAGTTATCAGGTCAACGTACGCCAGTTGGCCAAGGCCCAAAGCCTGAACACCGCGGGCCAGACCAGCACGACCGCGACGATCGGCACGGGAGCCGCCGCCACGATCAGTTTCCAATTCGGCAGCGTCGGCGGCGGCAGCTTTGGCGTCAACGGTACCGCGCTTCCGACGACGACCGCGACCGGTGGCATCGCAAAAGGCGCGCTGTCCATCAATGGCACGACGATCGCGACCGATAGCACGACCAAGAGCGCCCTGGACCTCGCGAACGCCATCAACACCCTGACCGGCACCACCGGCGTCAGCGCCAACGTGACCGCGACCAAGACCGCCGCCGCCCTCTTCGGCAACGGTACGGCGAGCACCTTCGGCAACGTCGCCACCGGCGCCAGCAGCAGCTACGCGCTGACCGTGGGCGGCATACAGATCGCGACCCAGGGCGCAGGCGTCGCCGCGGGGTCCGGCGTGACCCCGGCGTCGATCGACGCCACCCTTGGCGGAAACAACGCGACCACGCAGGCGCTCACCGCGGCCGGCATCACCGTCAGCGGCACGGCCGCCGCCGGCACCCTGCAATTTACCGCGACAAACGGCGCCAACATCAACGTCACCGAGACGGTGAGCGGCAGCGTCACGGGGGGACTGGGCAACAGCGGCACGGCCAACAACGGCTCGAGCACGACCGCCACCGCTTCCGTCAGCCTGGTCTCGGCTGCAGGCACTCCGATCACGGTTGCAGGCTCGAATCCCGCAGCGGCAGGCTTGACCGCCGGTACCGGCGGCAGCTATACCGGTTCCAGCTTCACGCTGGACGGCACGCAGCCGCTCGGCACCGTCAACGTTGCCACGGGCAGCGGGACCCTGGCTGGCATCCGCGACGCGATCAACAATGCCAACGTCGGCGTGACCGCGAGCATCGTTTCGGACGGCAGCAATAATCCCTACCATTTGGTGCTGACCTCGAATAAAACCGGTGCCAACGCCGCCATGAAGATCACGGTCAGCGGGGCAGGCGGCGCCGCCGCGGATCCGGCACTGGCCAGCCTGCTGAACTACGACCCGTCCGGCACGCAGAGCATGCAGCAAACCAGCGCCGCCCAGGACACGCTTTTGAGCGTGAACGGCATCGCGGTCCAGGGTCACGGCACCGACGTCAGCGGCGCGATCGACGGCGTCACGATCAGCACCAAGCAGACCGGCACCTCGACGCTCACCATCGCGCGCGACACCAAGTCGGTGAGCGATGCGATCAACGGCTTCGTCAAGGCCTACAACACGCTGAACACGACCATCTCGAGCCTGAGCGGCTACGATCCGACCACCAAGAAAGCCGGCGCCCTGCAAGGCGATTTCACGGTCCGCGGCATCCGAAGCCAACTGCGCGCCCAGCTCGACACTGCAGTGCAAGGACAGAATGGCCTGACGACGCTGAGCCAGATCGGCATCAGCTTCCAGAAGGACGGTTCCCTCACGGTCGACTCGACCAAGCTGAACACAGCGATGACGAGCAACTTCAACAGTATCGCCGGCCTGTTTGCCGCCGTCGGGCAGGCCAGCGACGGCCTGGTCACGGTCACCGGGTCCTCGGCCAAGACGCAGCCCGGCAATTACGCGCTCAATATCACGCAGATGGCGACGCAGGCCACGCTCGCCAGCACCGGCGTTCTGCCCGCGACCACGACGATCGCGGCCAACACCACCTGGTCGGTAACGCTGAACCAGACCAGCCCGACGACCGCGAGCAAGGTGCAAAATATCGCGATCCCGGCCGGTAACTACAGTCCCAGCGCGCTGGCCGCGCTGCTGAGTTCCTCGATCAACGGCAACTCGGGTTTCGCCGGGACCGGCGATACCGTGGCCGCATCGATCGATTCAACCGGCCATCTCGTGCTGTCATCCACCAAATGGGGCAGCGGCTCCAACCTGACCCTGTCCGACGTTACCGGCTCCACGGTCGCCGGCGTGTTCGGCACCGCCACCCCCACCACCGGGCTGGACGTGGCCGGCACCATTGGCGGCGTCCAGGCCACCGGCAACGGCCAGACGCTGAGCGGCGCGGCCGGCTCGGTAACCGAAGGCCTGCAACTGAGCATCAACGGCGGCAGCATCGGCGCGCGCGGCACCGTCAACTTTTCACAGGGCTACGCGGTCCAGCTGACGAGCCTGACCACCGGCTTCATCGGCACGAGCGGCTTGATCACATCCAGGACGAGCGGCCTGAATGATTCGATCAAATCCATCACCGACCAAAAAGCGTCATTCCAGGCCCATCTGGACAGTATGCAAAAAATATACACCGCACAATTCACCGCACTCGACACCATGGTGGCATCGATGCAATCGACGCAGAGCTATCTGACCCAGCAGCTCGCGTCGATCGCCGCCAACCGCTAG
- a CDS encoding EscU/YscU/HrcU family type III secretion system export apparatus switch protein: MDKDKAARRQSAVALAYGAGDAAPKVVAKGKGLVAEQIIVRAQEAGVFVHESKELVALLMEVDLDRQIPPALYRAIAELLAWLYYIESAQVSGQIAPPAPDTARLLPPQESTPVDTNASNH; the protein is encoded by the coding sequence ATGGACAAGGATAAGGCCGCGCGCCGCCAGAGCGCCGTCGCGCTGGCCTATGGCGCCGGCGATGCGGCGCCGAAAGTCGTCGCCAAGGGCAAGGGACTCGTCGCCGAACAGATCATCGTCCGCGCCCAGGAGGCCGGCGTGTTCGTGCACGAATCGAAGGAACTGGTGGCGTTGCTGATGGAAGTCGACCTCGACCGTCAGATTCCGCCCGCGCTGTACCGGGCCATTGCCGAACTCCTGGCCTGGCTCTATTATATTGAATCCGCGCAAGTTTCCGGGCAGATAGCACCGCCGGCACCCGACACGGCACGGCTCCTCCCACCCCAAGAAAGCACCCCCGTTGACACAAATGCAAGCAATCACTGA
- the fliK gene encoding flagellar hook-length control protein FliK, with translation MLPRDSVSLTQVAPARPALPVGDPRQQAFTRALAGLVGQSMAADVMTKLPDGSFVVRINDMAARMPLPAGAQVGTQVPLTLVALTPRPTFQLQTDQGTAAFAEAGPPLPEGASPQSAPLAYLEGKEAAALTRTAALLAGARGLSQLPGGTADGANTSISSAGKALGDVIAAAQKAETQASAAIGRTPLLGAPTGDADAIAKALRDGLGNSGLFYESHVAEWAAGTRSRADLAAEPQARGMPPPLDPNTAQFINLQLNAHEQGRVAWQGQLWPGRDMHWDVERDASGRQDGDGGPGATWQSSLRLRFGALGEVAARVVLSGDQLHIRLDAADAGIKSLLDGYRPRLAEALDAAGTPLTTLAIHDIAPKDEPGEPGDGQG, from the coding sequence ATGCTGCCGCGCGATAGCGTCTCGCTGACCCAGGTCGCGCCCGCGCGTCCTGCCCTCCCGGTCGGCGACCCGCGCCAGCAAGCGTTTACCCGCGCCCTCGCCGGCCTCGTCGGCCAATCGATGGCGGCCGACGTGATGACGAAACTGCCCGACGGCAGCTTCGTCGTCCGCATCAACGACATGGCGGCGCGCATGCCGCTGCCCGCAGGTGCCCAGGTCGGCACGCAAGTCCCGTTGACCCTCGTCGCCCTCACGCCCCGTCCCACGTTCCAGCTCCAGACGGACCAGGGCACCGCGGCCTTTGCCGAAGCCGGCCCGCCGCTGCCGGAAGGCGCCAGCCCGCAATCCGCCCCGCTCGCTTATCTGGAAGGCAAGGAAGCCGCCGCGCTGACGCGCACGGCCGCCTTGCTGGCCGGCGCGCGCGGCCTTTCCCAACTGCCCGGCGGCACGGCGGACGGCGCCAACACATCGATCAGCTCGGCCGGCAAGGCGCTGGGCGACGTCATCGCCGCCGCGCAGAAAGCCGAGACGCAGGCCAGCGCCGCGATCGGCCGCACGCCGCTGCTGGGCGCGCCGACCGGCGACGCCGACGCCATCGCGAAGGCGCTGCGGGATGGCCTCGGCAACAGCGGCCTGTTCTACGAATCGCACGTGGCCGAATGGGCCGCGGGCACCCGCTCCCGCGCCGATCTCGCGGCCGAACCGCAGGCGCGCGGCATGCCGCCGCCGCTTGACCCGAACACGGCCCAGTTCATCAATCTGCAGCTGAACGCGCATGAACAGGGACGCGTCGCCTGGCAGGGCCAGCTGTGGCCGGGCCGCGACATGCACTGGGACGTCGAGCGCGATGCCTCCGGCCGCCAGGACGGCGACGGCGGGCCCGGCGCCACATGGCAAAGCAGCCTGCGCCTGCGCTTCGGCGCGCTGGGCGAGGTGGCGGCGCGCGTCGTGCTGTCCGGCGACCAGTTGCACATCCGCCTCGATGCAGCGGATGCCGGCATCAAGAGCCTGCTGGACGGCTACCGCCCGCGCCTGGCGGAGGCGCTGGACGCAGCCGGGACGCCGCTGACCACGCTGGCCATCCACGACATCGCACCGAAAGACGAACCAGGCGAACCAGGCGATGGACAAGGATAA
- the fliG gene encoding flagellar motor switch protein FliG — protein MSDKDKENTTKAAILMLALGEAEAAEVMKFLGPREVLKLGGAMAQMKAVQHEEVLSVLGEFRERVDLQSTVGLDSDEYIRQVLTKALGDDKAAVLLNRILGGKDASGIESLKWMDSPSVAELIRNEHPQIIATILVHLERDQACEVLAHFTDRLRNDVVLRIATLDGVQPAALRELNDVLTKLLSGNENIKKSSLGGVRTAAEILNFMSGEQESSVMENIKNYDNDMAQKIMDEMFVFDNIIDIDDRGIQLLLREVQSEMLIISLKGASQDLRDKIFKNMSQRAAEMMREDLESKGPVRLSEVETQQKQILQIVRRLADEGQIVLGGKGEDSFV, from the coding sequence ATGAGCGACAAGGACAAGGAAAACACGACCAAGGCAGCCATCCTGATGCTGGCCCTGGGCGAGGCCGAAGCGGCCGAGGTGATGAAGTTCCTCGGCCCGCGCGAAGTGCTCAAGCTGGGCGGCGCCATGGCGCAGATGAAGGCCGTGCAGCACGAGGAAGTCCTGAGCGTGCTGGGCGAATTCCGCGAGCGCGTCGACCTGCAGTCGACCGTCGGCCTCGATTCCGACGAGTACATCCGCCAGGTGCTGACCAAGGCGCTGGGCGACGACAAGGCGGCCGTGCTGCTGAACCGCATCCTGGGCGGCAAGGACGCTTCCGGCATCGAGAGCCTGAAGTGGATGGACTCGCCGTCCGTCGCCGAACTGATCCGCAACGAACACCCGCAGATCATCGCCACGATCCTGGTCCACCTCGAACGCGACCAGGCCTGCGAAGTGCTGGCGCACTTCACGGACCGCCTGCGCAACGACGTCGTGCTGCGTATCGCCACGTTGGACGGCGTGCAGCCTGCTGCTTTACGCGAACTGAACGACGTGCTGACCAAGCTCCTGTCCGGCAACGAGAACATCAAGAAGTCGTCGCTGGGCGGCGTGCGCACGGCGGCCGAGATCCTGAACTTCATGAGCGGCGAGCAGGAAAGTTCTGTCATGGAGAACATCAAGAACTACGACAACGACATGGCGCAGAAGATCATGGACGAGATGTTCGTGTTCGACAACATCATCGACATCGACGACCGCGGCATCCAGTTGCTGTTGCGCGAAGTGCAGTCGGAGATGCTCATCATCTCGCTGAAAGGGGCGTCGCAGGATTTGCGCGATAAAATCTTCAAAAACATGTCGCAGCGTGCGGCGGAAATGATGCGCGAAGACCTGGAATCGAAAGGTCCCGTGCGCCTGTCGGAAGTGGAAACCCAGCAGAAGCAGATCCTGCAAATCGTCCGGCGCCTCGCCGACGAAGGCCAGATCGTGCTCGGCGGCAAAGGTGAGGACTCGTTCGTCTGA